From the Triticum urartu cultivar G1812 chromosome 4, Tu2.1, whole genome shotgun sequence genome, the window GCCAAATAAACACACACATAGTAGTATATATTGTATAAGTATTACGTATGTTCTTACTAAATGAACGAAAGAATCTATGGAAGCACACTTGGAGTGAGACCTAGCTAGAGCCTAGTAGAGAGGATCCATGCATGCACCTAGCTAGCTTCCATGGGAGAAAGAAAAAACCAATGATCAATGGTGATCGACTCATGGATGCCCGTATGGATGTCGATCCATTGGAGACGGTGGACGCTTCACTCTAGCAGAAGCTCCACAGCCTCATCATCTCGCCGTCCTCCTCGGGCTCCTCCCAGGTCGACGAGAAGGGCGTGGCGTGACCGGCGGCGATGAGGTCCATGAGCTTGGGGGACGCGAACGCGTCCAGCTCCGTCCACAGCTCGTCGTGATCTCCCACCGGCGAGCCAGCGCTGGCCATCGAAGACGTGGCGTGCTCCTGGACGTCGGCGCTCCCCAGTGTGGACACTGAGACCGAGGTCGGCGTCGTCGCCTCGGCGCTGGAAGAGCAGCTGTCGTCCACGACGCCGGCGACGATCCTGGTGGCTTCAAAGGCCGCTGCCGCAGCGGCGGCCGCGCGCTGGATGGACCTCGGAGACAGGTCGTCGGCGTGCTGATCGGCGGGGGAGGGAAGCGAATGCGGCGAcgagggcgaggcggaggacgaGGAGGGGAAGTTGAGGACGGCGTCGGAGCCCTTGAGGCAGAGGAGCGCGGCGTCGTAGGCGCGCGCGGCTGCCTCCGGGGTGGCGTAGGAGCCGAGCCAGATCCGGCGCTTCTGGTGCGGTGCCCTGATCTCGGACACCCACGACCCCCAGCTCCGCATCCGCACCCCCTTGTACTGCCTCACCGCCATCGCCGGCTGCCTACTCCCGCCGCCGCACAGCGCCGCCGTCCCACCCCCACCACCGCTCTCTGCCATAGCCGCCGCAGCCTCGCACCTGCTAGTGCCGCCGCCCGGGTGGTTCTTGACCATTTTCCACGCGCTCTAGCTCCCTGCTGCTGAGATGAGATCTTGCTGCTACACCACACTGGTGAGCTCCGTACTTATAGTGAGGGAGGCGAC encodes:
- the LOC125553980 gene encoding ethylene-responsive transcription factor ERF014-like, translated to MVKNHPGGGTSRCEAAAAMAESGGGGGTAALCGGGSRQPAMAVRQYKGVRMRSWGSWVSEIRAPHQKRRIWLGSYATPEAAARAYDAALLCLKGSDAVLNFPSSSSASPSSPHSLPSPADQHADDLSPRSIQRAAAAAAAAFEATRIVAGVVDDSCSSSAEATTPTSVSVSTLGSADVQEHATSSMASAGSPVGDHDELWTELDAFASPKLMDLIAAGHATPFSSTWEEPEEDGEMMRLWSFC